One segment of Nyctibius grandis isolate bNycGra1 chromosome 11, bNycGra1.pri, whole genome shotgun sequence DNA contains the following:
- the PDCD7 gene encoding programmed cell death protein 7: MAQPPPFAGRFPPPPFRAFPPPAGPFPPPAAPFPGPAARPGPFAAAAPPPFLLPSLPPPARPEGEAGPRFPPAGGPFFPAAPPFPPRPLPEEEAAAAQRQQDELWLSQFLGRHRAAPPPPPPPAGASPSSARELAVEALGRVARLAALCRALRRREAEGDEAGWAQAQEEAEAARRELREIVRPLREPGYREALRRKVERARKRRLRLQRRKQEAKAAKEEEAARAAEREAKIDQWRAKCIQEVEEKNRERELKAAADSVLSEVRKKQADTKRMVDILCALEKLRKLRKEAAARKGVCPPPSADEAFENQVESLKTLLKNRTELYEAEERALRVMLEGEQEEERKREMEKKQKKEREKLLQQKLEIDSKLFGDPDEFPLAHLLQPFREYYLQAEHSVAALIQIRHEWDQFLVPADHPEGSCIPPGWVLPSLPTNDTWATAVR; the protein is encoded by the exons ATGGCGCAGCCGCCGCCGTTCGCCGGGCGCTTCCCGCCGCCGCCGTTCCGGGCCTTCCCCCCGCCGGCGGGGCCCttcccgccgcccgccgcgcctttccccggccccgccgcccgcccggggccCTTCGCGGCGGCGGCCCCCCCGCCCTTCCTCCTGCcgtcgctgccgccgccggcccggccTGAGGGCGAAGCGGGGCCGCGCTTCCCGCCGGCCGGCGGCCCTTTCTTCCCGGCGGCTCCTCCGTTCCCGCCGCGGCCGCTGCccgaggaggaggcggcggcggcgcagcgGCAGCAGGACGAGCTGTGGCTGTCGCAGTTCCTGGGCCGGCACCGGgccgctcccccgccgcccccgccgcccgccggcgccagccccagcagcgccCGGGAGCTGGCGGTGGAGGCGCTGGGGCGGGTGGCGCGGCTGGCCGCGCTCTGCCGGGCCCTCAGGCGGCGGGAGGCCGAGGGCGACGAGGCGGGCTGGGCCCAGGCGCaggaggaggcggaggcggcgcggcgggagcTGCGGGAGATCGTGCGGCCCCTGAGGGAGCCCGGCTACCGGGAGGCGCTGCGGAGGAAGGTCGAGAGggcgaggaagaggaggctgcGGCTGCAGCGGAGGAAGCAAGAAGCCAAGGCGgccaaggaggaggaggcggcccGGGCGGCCGAGCGGGAGGCCAAGATCGATCAGTGGAGAGCCAAGTGCAtccaggaggtggaggagaagaaCCGG gaACGAGAACTTAAGGCTGCTGCAGACAGTGTCTTATCCGAAGTAAGGAAGAAACAAGCAGACACAAAGAGGATGGTGGACATCCTGTGTGCCTTAGAAAAGCTTCGGAAACTGAGAAAAGAGGCTGCTGCCAGGAAAG GTGTTTGTCCACCCCCCTCAGCAGACGAAGCATTTGAAAATCAGGTGGAGAGTCTCAAAACATTGCTCAAAAATCGTACAGAGCTGTATGAAGCTGAGGAGAGAGCATTAAGAGTTATGTTGGAGGgagaacaggaggaggaaaggaagagagaaatggaaaagaaacagaagaaggaaagggaaaaactaCTACAGCAGAAGCTTGAAATCGATTCCAAGCTGTTTGGGGATCCAG ATGAATTTCCTCTAGCCCATCTACTGCAGCCCTTCAGAGAGTATTACTTACAAGCTGAGCATTCTGTAGCAGCTCTGATCCAGATCAG GCACGAATGGGATCAGTTCTTGGTGCCAGCTGATcaccctgaaggaagctgcatcCCTCCAGGATGGGTTCTTCCGAGTCTCCCCACAAACGACACTTGGGCCACGGCTGTCAGATAA
- the UBAP1L gene encoding ubiquitin-associated protein 1-like: protein MSYLDGVPFRTARSLDGDSGGENTLITAPAIELPDCTDILMSTMHDFSLERRVLYWVEVASQQQTSRHRVTSEVVPTAPPCWLLLVDPADSYGGRARDGAMRRCISMTAADSSYGLTKGRGALSDTESETWHSEEDEYSEDDEYSSTSWEENDKDEKVSRRRNTGRSVRPRASFYQTRPKTSPGLLEPLPESKSHNPASPDLSKQRRSMVILNNMKNDLEAARRKLSALVHPPNRAAAESRGVPVPRPLPQRPHTSRSIKYGPAPDVSHLGTWVPAPPAMAAPMPPIKRHKPTVPSLSPYACLPPASTPASTPTRPLSSHRSQPDSASDLLSALSQEERDLIEPVIALGYPTRKAILALQKIGRQSLSQFLSYLSACDRLLKQGYEEGQVEEAMEMFQYSEKKAAEFLHLLAQFNDMGFQQHEIKEVLLLCGNQREKALEELVMKAQ from the exons ATGAGCTACCTGGATGGAGTTCCCTTCCGGACGGCCAGGAGCCTCGACGGGGACTCCGGGGGAGAAAACACTTTAATCACCGCCCCGGCCATCGAGCTCCCCGACTGCACCGACATCCTCATGAGCACCATG CACGACTTCTCGCTGGAAAGAAGAGTGCTTTACTGGGTGGAGGTGGCCTCTCAGCAGCAAACCTCCCGGCATCGGGTCACCTCCGAAGTCGTCCCCACGGCTCCGccgtgctggctgctgctggtggacCCCGCCGACAGCTACGGGGGGAGAGCGCGGGACGGGGCGATGCGGCGCTGCATCAGCATGACCGCTGCTGACAGCAGCTACGGGCTCACCAAGGGCAGGGGCGCCTTGTCCGACACCGAGAGCGAGACCTGGCACTCGGAGGAGGACGAGTATTCGGAGGATGACGAGTACTCCTCGACCTCCTGGGAAGAGAATGACAAGGATGAAAAGGTTTCCAGGAGGAGAAACACTGGGAGAAGCGTGCGTCCGCGTGCCAGCTTTTACCAGACCCGACCAAAGACATCGCCCGGCTTGCTGGAGCCTCTGCCCGAGAGCAAGAGCCACAACCCAGCCAGCCCAGACCTGAGCAAGCAGAGAAGATCCATGGTGATACTGAACAACATGAAGAACGATTTGGAAGCGGCCAGGAGGAAGCTGAGTGCTTTGGTGCATCCTCCGAACAGAGCCGCCGCGGAGAGCAGAGGGGTCCCGGTGCCACGGCCGCTGCCCCAGCGGCCCCACACCAGCCGCAGCATCAAGTACGGGCCAGCCCCGGACGTGTCCCACCTGGGGACCTGGGTGCCGGCTCCTCCGGCCATGGCCGCGCCGATGCCCCCGATCAAACGGCATAAGCCCACGGTGCCG TCTCTCAGCCCCTACGCCTGCCTCCCCCCTGCCTCCACGCCTGCCTCCACGCCGACGCGACCTCTCAGTTCCCACAGATCCCAGCCGGATTCGGCATCTGACCTGCTCTCGGCGCTGAGCCAAGAGGAACGAGACCTCATCGAGCCGGTTATAGCCTTGGGCTACCCAACCCGCAAAGCCATCCTCGCCCTCCAGAAGATCGGAAGGCAAAGCTTAAGTCAG TTCCTGAGCTACCTGAGTGCCTGTGACCGGCTGCTGAAGCAGGGCTACGAGGAAGGGCAGGTGGAGGAGGCCATGGAAATGTTCCAGTACTCGGAGAAAAAG gCAGCGGAATTCTTGCATTTGTTAGCTCAGTTTAACGACATGGGTTTCCAGCAACACGAAATCAAAGAAGTTCTTCTGCTTTGTGGCAATCAGAGGGAGAAGGCGCTGGAAGAGCTCGTGATGAAAGCCCAGTGA
- the KBTBD13 gene encoding kelch repeat and BTB domain-containing protein 13 codes for MTPEEEGSRAEPPERVRIRVEEQSFWVEKTLLVESSEYFRALFRSGMRESTQEEIGLGELSAAGFLAMLRVLAGERPVLSSEEIFQAVECAAFLQVKPLAKYLIHSINSDNCILLYQAAAIFGLLDLFHCAALYIRDSYAELEEYLDCLSTDLLAYVETLLPSTFVAVGAHTPTYEFLEDLSRTICYLDEETNTWRTLSCLPLSASTFLAGMATMDNKIYIVGGVYGASKQVVESSFCYDADANAWSEFPSPHQLRYDVRLVGHEGYLYAIGGEYEKISLKSVERYDVASSTWTFVSDLPQPSAAAPCAQTMGQIFVCLWKPLDTTVIYKYETQQDAWLPVTELKRHQSYGHCMVAHRDNLYVMRNGPSDDFLRCVIDCFNLTSQQWSSLPGQFVNSKGALFTAVIRGDTVYTVNKMLTLLYSVEEETWRFKKERAGFPRSGSLQTFLLRLPRRDHDVAT; via the coding sequence ATGACCCCCGAGGAGGAAGGCTCCCGGGCAGAGCCCCCGGAGCGGGTGCGCATTCGGGTGGAGGAGCAGTCGTTCTGGGTGGAGAAGACCTTGCTGGTGGAGAGCAGCGAGTACTTCCGCGCGCTCTTCCGCTCGGGCATGAGGGAGAGCACGCAGGAGGAGATcgggctgggggagctgagCGCCGCCGGGTTCCTCGCCATGCTGCGGGTGCTGGCGGGCGAGAGGCCCGTCCTCAGCAGCGAGGAGATCTTCCAGGCGGTCGAGTGTGCCGCCTTCCTGCAGGTGAAGCCCTTGGCCAAGTACCTGATCCACTCTATCAACTCCGACAACTGCATCCTGCTGTACCAAGCCGCTGCCATATTCGGTCTCCTGGACCTCTTCCACTGCGCTGCGCTCTACATCAGGGACAGCTACGCCGAGCTGGAGGAGTACCTGGACTGCCTCTCCACCGACCTGCTGGCCTATGTGGAGACCCTCCTGCCCAGCACCTTCGTGGCTGTAGGAGCCCACACACCCACCTACGAGTTCCTGGAGGACCTCTCCAGGACCATCTGCTACCTGGACGAGGAGACCAACACGTGGAGGaccctctcctgcctgccactGAGCGCCAGCACATTCCTAGCCGGCATGGCGACCATGGATAATAAGATCTACATCGTGGGTGGTGTCTACGGGGCCAGCAAGCAGGTGGTGGAGAGCAGCTTCTGCTACGACGCCGATGCCAACGCCTGGAGCGAGTTCCCCAGCCCTCATCAGCTGCGCTACGACGTCAGGCTGGTGGGCCACGAGGGCTACCTCTACGCCATCGGTGGGGAGTACGAGAAGATTTCCCTGAAGTCCGTGGAGAGGTACGACGTGGCCTCCAGCACCTGGACGTTTGTCTCTGACCTGCCACAGCCGAGCGCAGCGGCACCCTGCGCCCAAACCATGGGGCAGATCTTTGTTTGCTTGTGGAAGCCGCTGGACACCACCGTCATCTACAAGTATGAGACCCAGCAAGACGCGTGGCTTCCCGTCACTGAGCTCAAGCGGCACCAGAGCTACGGGCACTGCATGGTGGCCCACCGTGACAACCTCTACGTCATGCGCAACGGCCCCTCGGATGACTTCTTGCGTTGCGTCATTGACTGCTTCAACCTGACGTCGCAGCAGTGGAGCTCCCTGCCCGGGCAGTTCGTGAACAGCAAAGGAGCCCTCTTCACCGCCGTCATCAGGGGCGACACCGTCTACACTGTCAACAAGATGCTGACACTCCTCTACTCTGTGGAAGAGGAGACCTGGAGGTTCAAGAAGGAGAGGGCAGGTTTCCCACGCAGCGGCTCCCTGCAGACCTTCCTCCTGCGGCTGCCAAGGCGTGACCACGATGTCGCGACGTAG
- the RASL12 gene encoding ras-like protein family member 12 isoform X1 yields MSSMFGKPRAGGERPPPSPLGECNVAILGCRGAGKSALTVKFLTKRFISEYDPDLEDTYASEELVDQQPVLLKVMDTADQDGPGNCERYLRWASAFLVVYSIEDRKSFEGCQRYLEVLALHARGCQRRCPVLLLGNKLDMEQYRQVPAAEGMSLASRFGCLFYEVSACQDFAGVQHVFHEAVREVRRQAEGRLPVRPLFITEERPCAPVATPVALPTRHGLASCTFNTLSTVNYKEIPSVAQAKLVTVKSSRAQSKRKAPTLTLLKGFKIF; encoded by the exons ATGTCTTCGATGTTCGGCAAACCCCGAGCCGGCGGCGAGCGGCCGCCCCCGAGCCCCCTCGGCGAGTGCAACGTGGCCATCCTGGGGTGCCGAGGGGCCGGCAAGTCAG CCCTGACCGTGAAGTTTCTAACCAAGAGGTTCATAAGCGAGTATGATCCGGACTTGG AGGACACCTACGCCTCGGAGGAGCTGGTGGACCAGCAGCCCGTGCTGCTGAAGGTGATGGACACGGCCGACCAG GACGGCCCCGGGAACTGCGAGCGCTACCTGCGCTGGGCCAGCGCCTTCCTCGTCGTCTACAGCATCGAGGACAGGAAGAGCTTCGAGGGCTGCCAGCGGTACCTGGAGGTGCTCGCCCTGCACGCCAGGGGCTGCCAGCGCCGCTGCCCCGTGCTCCTGCTGGGCAACAAGCTGGACATGGAGCAGTACAG GCAGGTGCCCGCAGCCGAAGGGATGTCCCTGGCGAGCAGGTTTGGATGTCTCTTCTACGAGGTGTCAGCATGCCAGGACTTCGCAGGGGTGCAGCACGTCTTCCACGAAGCGGTGCGGGAGGTGCGGCGCCAGGCCGAGGGACGCCTGCCCGTCCGGCCGCTCTTCATCACCGAGGAGCGTCCCTGTGCGCCGGTGGCCACGCCAGTGGCCCTGCCCACCCGCCACGGCTTGGCCAGCTGCACCTTCAACACCCTCTCCACCGTCAACTACAAGGAGATCCCCTCGGTGGCCCAGGCCAAGCTGGTCACCGTCAAGTCCTCGCGGGCTCAGAGCAAGAGGAAAGCTCCCACGCTCACCTTGCTGAAAGGCTTCAAGATATTTTAG
- the RASL12 gene encoding ras-like protein family member 12 isoform X2 gives MSSMFGKPRAGGERPPPSPLGECNVAILGCRGAGKSALTVKFLTKRFISEYDPDLEDTYASEELVDQQPVLLKVMDTADQDGPGNCERYLRWASAFLVVYSIEDRKSFEGCQRYLEVLALHARGCQRRCPVLLLGNKLDMEQYRCPQPKGCPWRAGLDVSSTRCQHARTSQGCSTSSTKRCGRCGARPRDACPSGRSSSPRSVPVRRWPRQWPCPPATAWPAAPSTPSPPSTTRRSPRWPRPSWSPSSPRGLRARGKLPRSPC, from the exons ATGTCTTCGATGTTCGGCAAACCCCGAGCCGGCGGCGAGCGGCCGCCCCCGAGCCCCCTCGGCGAGTGCAACGTGGCCATCCTGGGGTGCCGAGGGGCCGGCAAGTCAG CCCTGACCGTGAAGTTTCTAACCAAGAGGTTCATAAGCGAGTATGATCCGGACTTGG AGGACACCTACGCCTCGGAGGAGCTGGTGGACCAGCAGCCCGTGCTGCTGAAGGTGATGGACACGGCCGACCAG GACGGCCCCGGGAACTGCGAGCGCTACCTGCGCTGGGCCAGCGCCTTCCTCGTCGTCTACAGCATCGAGGACAGGAAGAGCTTCGAGGGCTGCCAGCGGTACCTGGAGGTGCTCGCCCTGCACGCCAGGGGCTGCCAGCGCCGCTGCCCCGTGCTCCTGCTGGGCAACAAGCTGGACATGGAGCAGTACAG GTGCCCGCAGCCGAAGGGATGTCCCTGGCGAGCAGGTTTGGATGTCTCTTCTACGAGGTGTCAGCATGCCAGGACTTCGCAGGGGTGCAGCACGTCTTCCACGAAGCGGTGCGGGAGGTGCGGCGCCAGGCCGAGGGACGCCTGCCCGTCCGGCCGCTCTTCATCACCGAGGAGCGTCCCTGTGCGCCGGTGGCCACGCCAGTGGCCCTGCCCACCCGCCACGGCTTGGCCAGCTGCACCTTCAACACCCTCTCCACCGTCAACTACAAGGAGATCCCCTCGGTGGCCCAGGCCAAGCTGGTCACCGTCAAGTCCTCGCGGGCTCAGAGCAAGAGGAAAGCTCCCACGCTCACCTTGCTGA